The following proteins are co-located in the Mesorhizobium sp. M1E.F.Ca.ET.045.02.1.1 genome:
- a CDS encoding aminomethyltransferase family protein → MTNSWRFSTLADRHRALGSKLEDWSGMGTAWQYSGDPEREYLAIRTKAGLMDVSGLKKVHLNGPAASHTIDRATTRNAEKIMPGRSVYATMLNDAGKFIDDCVIYRMGPNSWMVVHGSGGAHEQLTMAATGRDVAIRFDDNLHDLSLQGPLAVDYLNKHVEGIRNLNYFSHMHTSLFGLPVTISRTGYTGERGYEIFCRGQDAPAIWDRILEEGAGMGIIPCRFTTLDLLRAESYLLFFPYDNSEKYPFENEGPGDTLWELGLDFTVSPGKVGFRGAEEHYRLKGKERFKIYGVKLEGTTPAEEGAPLLKDGKKVGVVTIGMYSSLNKHNIGIARMPVDCAVDGVKMTVRNSSGEIPCVAHSMPFFDAEKKRRTARG, encoded by the coding sequence ATGACCAATTCCTGGAGATTCTCCACGCTCGCCGATCGCCATCGCGCGCTTGGTTCGAAGCTCGAAGACTGGAGCGGCATGGGCACCGCCTGGCAGTATTCGGGCGACCCGGAGCGCGAATATCTGGCGATCCGCACCAAGGCCGGCCTCATGGACGTTTCCGGCTTGAAGAAGGTGCATTTGAACGGCCCCGCGGCCAGCCACACCATCGACCGCGCCACGACCCGCAACGCCGAGAAGATCATGCCCGGCCGCTCAGTATACGCGACCATGCTGAACGACGCCGGCAAGTTCATCGACGACTGCGTGATCTATCGCATGGGGCCGAACAGCTGGATGGTCGTGCACGGCTCGGGCGGCGCCCATGAACAGCTCACGATGGCGGCTACCGGGCGCGACGTTGCCATCCGCTTTGATGACAATCTCCACGACCTTTCGCTGCAGGGGCCGCTCGCCGTCGACTACCTGAACAAGCATGTGGAAGGTATCCGGAACCTCAACTATTTTAGCCATATGCACACCTCGCTTTTTGGTCTGCCGGTGACGATCTCGCGCACTGGCTACACCGGCGAGCGAGGCTATGAAATCTTCTGCCGCGGCCAGGATGCTCCTGCGATCTGGGACCGGATCCTGGAGGAGGGCGCGGGCATGGGCATCATCCCTTGCCGGTTCACGACGCTCGATCTGCTGAGGGCCGAAAGCTACTTGCTGTTCTTCCCTTACGACAATTCGGAGAAGTATCCGTTCGAGAACGAAGGTCCTGGCGACACGCTGTGGGAGCTCGGGCTCGACTTCACCGTCTCGCCCGGCAAGGTGGGCTTCCGCGGCGCCGAGGAGCATTATCGGCTGAAGGGCAAGGAGCGCTTCAAGATCTATGGCGTCAAGCTCGAAGGCACGACGCCGGCCGAAGAGGGCGCGCCCTTGCTCAAGGATGGCAAGAAGGTCGGCGTGGTGACGATCGGCATGTACTCCAGCCTCAACAAGCACAACATCGGCATTGCCCGCATGCCGGTCGACTGCGCGGTCGACGGCGTGAAGATGACCGTTCGGAATTCGAGCGGTGAAATCCCCTGCGTCGCCCACTCAATGCCATTCTTTGATGCGGAAAAGAAGCGCCGCA
- a CDS encoding FCD domain-containing protein translates to MDANFRMSKGTSLMSSKHEAALALIADHSITATVRVVVDTLLARITSQQYTTDERLPSERTLAGELGVARNTVREALDILEKHGFIRRRAGSGSFVKGQAVLDDATGGVAAETSPLDLLVMRGIIEPDMMRLAIINMSPRAIEGLSETLSAMEGVQTDAAEFARLEDEFHRQVARGAGNPLLTSCYDLLIQARRQSFRAALNRRHLTPRRIQDYQRRYNTLLNAIIARDIESAVEFTKLLLIEEQKLLLQED, encoded by the coding sequence ATGGACGCGAACTTTCGGATGTCGAAAGGAACGTCGTTGATGTCATCGAAACACGAGGCTGCCTTGGCACTCATTGCGGATCATTCAATCACTGCCACGGTTCGTGTCGTGGTGGACACGCTGTTGGCGCGAATAACCTCTCAGCAATACACCACCGACGAACGACTGCCCTCGGAACGAACGTTGGCCGGTGAACTTGGCGTCGCCCGGAACACGGTTCGCGAAGCCCTGGACATACTTGAGAAACATGGCTTCATTCGCCGGCGTGCCGGGAGCGGCAGCTTCGTGAAGGGTCAGGCAGTCCTCGATGACGCGACAGGAGGTGTTGCCGCCGAGACGAGCCCGCTCGACCTCTTGGTGATGCGCGGAATCATCGAACCCGACATGATGCGGCTCGCCATCATCAACATGTCGCCGCGCGCCATTGAAGGACTGAGCGAGACCTTGTCGGCCATGGAAGGGGTTCAAACCGACGCGGCGGAGTTCGCCCGGCTCGAGGATGAATTCCACCGTCAGGTAGCTCGCGGCGCGGGAAATCCGCTGCTAACGTCATGCTACGATCTGTTGATCCAGGCTCGCCGCCAGAGCTTCCGCGCCGCGCTCAACCGGCGGCATCTGACACCCAGGCGGATACAGGACTACCAGCGCCGTTACAACACGCTGCTCAACGCGATCATCGCCCGGGATATCGAGAGTGCGGTTGAATTCACCAAGCTGCTGCTGATTGAGGAACAAAAGCTGCTTCTGCAGGAAGATTGA
- a CDS encoding ABC transporter substrate-binding protein, whose amino-acid sequence MNASSLVQRLAVNAQVKRLGVSAQRVVKVGFLGPLSGPVRSWGLPGLNGCRIWVDWINRTGGMLIGGTRHNVQLLAEDCGYVPDRAAEGARRLVQDHGVGLLMMHGGDTFRPIQDYLMSRKILTSTLLPSDLSPDTPYLIAPSEIHPLYNVTAVEWLARNRPDLRRVAMCSQTDALGLPSLATYRAAFAAEGIASVGEIRYAPEATNADEILRAMLAGSPDILCWCTSYEPMVHALTEAAFRSGFRGQIISCTADYYRRLVDRTSIDFMEGFLFQFPDFDDPELRDKAFFFNRPAEFYAEYNRRFPDSWSAVSWEYVATLDLWHAAVEKAGTAAPVSVLAAMKHGGLGEHAFGIARWAGSDLFGNDNALIGDWPVVRITNGQARIVAFGSVPAWLQRHGARLRDEMRALGLMWDQRHSSVSGELSIAVGSD is encoded by the coding sequence ATGAACGCCAGCAGCCTAGTGCAACGACTTGCAGTGAACGCCCAGGTCAAACGGCTTGGCGTCAGTGCACAACGTGTGGTCAAAGTAGGCTTTCTTGGGCCGCTCAGCGGGCCTGTTCGCTCTTGGGGGCTACCAGGGTTGAACGGCTGCCGCATCTGGGTGGATTGGATTAATCGCACCGGCGGAATGCTCATCGGCGGGACGCGGCACAACGTCCAACTGTTGGCCGAGGACTGCGGCTATGTTCCCGATCGGGCGGCGGAAGGGGCTCGGCGCCTCGTGCAGGATCATGGGGTAGGGCTGCTGATGATGCACGGAGGCGACACGTTCCGTCCGATCCAGGACTATCTCATGTCGCGCAAGATTCTGACCTCGACGCTGCTGCCGAGCGATCTTTCGCCCGACACACCGTACCTGATCGCGCCCAGCGAGATCCATCCCCTCTACAACGTCACAGCCGTCGAATGGCTTGCACGTAACCGCCCCGACCTGCGCCGCGTGGCGATGTGCAGCCAGACGGATGCGCTGGGCCTGCCTTCGCTGGCTACCTATCGGGCTGCCTTTGCGGCTGAGGGGATCGCGTCGGTGGGCGAGATCCGCTACGCGCCGGAGGCTACGAACGCCGACGAAATACTGCGTGCAATGCTGGCTGGCAGTCCCGACATTTTGTGTTGGTGCACGAGCTATGAGCCAATGGTTCACGCGCTGACCGAGGCTGCTTTCCGGTCGGGATTTCGGGGGCAGATCATTTCTTGTACCGCCGACTATTATCGGCGGCTGGTCGACCGGACATCGATCGATTTCATGGAGGGCTTTTTGTTCCAGTTCCCGGACTTCGACGATCCAGAGCTCCGCGACAAGGCCTTCTTCTTCAATCGCCCAGCCGAGTTCTACGCGGAGTACAATCGGCGTTTCCCGGACAGCTGGAGCGCGGTTTCCTGGGAATACGTTGCCACGCTCGATCTCTGGCATGCAGCGGTCGAGAAAGCTGGAACGGCAGCGCCTGTCTCGGTTCTAGCAGCGATGAAGCATGGCGGGCTCGGCGAACATGCGTTCGGGATAGCGAGATGGGCGGGCTCGGATCTGTTCGGGAATGACAACGCCCTGATCGGCGACTGGCCCGTCGTACGCATTACGAATGGCCAAGCACGTATTGTAGCCTTTGGGTCGGTTCCGGCTTGGCTGCAGAGGCACGGCGCCCGGTTGCGCGACGAAATGCGCGCGCTTGGGCTGATGTGGGATCAGCGCCATTCCAGTGTCTCCGGAGAGCTCAGCATCGCCGTCGGATCGGACTGA
- a CDS encoding NAD(P)/FAD-dependent oxidoreductase — protein MKKRIAVIGAGPSGLAQLRAFASAAQKGAEIPEIVCFEKQKDWGGLWNYTWRTGLDEFGEPVHGSMYRYLWTNGPKEGLEFADYSFEEHFGKQIASYPPRAVLFDYIEGRVKKAGVRPWIRFSTVVRYVTWSPETRKFTVRVHDLPKDRSYSEEFDHVVVASGHFSTPNVPEFPGFDTFNGRILHAHDFRDAREFIGQDILIVGTSYSAEDIGSQCWKYGCKSVTVSHRTEPMGFKWPPNWKEVPLLTKVEGNIATFKDGSTATVNAIILCTGYKHHFPFMPDDLRLRTANRLATADLYKGVVYVHNPTLFYLGMQDQWYTFNMFDAQAWWVRDAILGRIKVPASKNELIADVEKRVAAEDAGEDSYDAIRYQGDYVKELIAETDYPSFDVDGANEAFFQWKKHKIKDIMGFRDNSYKSVMTSSMAPKHHTPWKDALDDTMQSYLRN, from the coding sequence ATGAAGAAACGCATTGCCGTTATCGGTGCTGGTCCGTCCGGCTTGGCTCAGCTGCGCGCCTTCGCGTCCGCGGCACAGAAAGGCGCAGAGATTCCCGAGATAGTCTGCTTCGAAAAGCAGAAGGATTGGGGAGGGTTGTGGAACTACACCTGGCGCACGGGTCTGGACGAATTTGGCGAACCCGTTCACGGCTCGATGTATCGCTATCTCTGGACTAACGGCCCCAAGGAAGGTCTGGAATTCGCCGACTACTCCTTCGAGGAGCATTTTGGCAAACAGATCGCGTCCTATCCGCCCAGGGCCGTGCTGTTCGACTACATTGAAGGGCGCGTGAAGAAGGCCGGTGTCCGCCCGTGGATCCGATTTTCCACCGTTGTCAGGTATGTGACCTGGAGCCCGGAGACCCGCAAGTTCACCGTGCGTGTGCACGATCTTCCCAAGGATCGATCCTACTCGGAAGAGTTCGACCACGTCGTCGTCGCGTCGGGCCATTTTTCGACACCGAACGTTCCCGAATTCCCCGGCTTTGACACATTCAACGGTCGCATTCTCCATGCGCACGACTTCCGCGACGCACGCGAGTTTATCGGTCAGGACATACTGATTGTCGGAACCAGCTACTCAGCCGAGGATATCGGTTCGCAGTGCTGGAAGTACGGTTGCAAGTCGGTCACGGTCAGCCATCGCACCGAGCCGATGGGCTTCAAGTGGCCGCCCAACTGGAAAGAGGTGCCGCTGCTGACCAAGGTCGAGGGTAACATCGCAACCTTCAAGGACGGCTCGACCGCGACCGTGAACGCGATCATCCTCTGTACCGGCTACAAGCACCATTTCCCGTTCATGCCCGACGATTTGCGACTGCGCACTGCGAACAGGCTGGCCACGGCTGACCTCTACAAAGGCGTGGTCTACGTCCACAATCCGACGCTGTTTTATCTCGGCATGCAGGACCAGTGGTACACCTTCAATATGTTCGATGCGCAGGCATGGTGGGTGCGTGACGCAATCCTCGGCAGGATCAAGGTGCCTGCCTCGAAGAACGAACTGATCGCCGATGTCGAAAAGCGGGTCGCGGCCGAAGACGCTGGGGAGGATAGCTATGACGCCATCCGCTACCAGGGCGACTACGTCAAGGAATTGATCGCCGAGACCGACTATCCAAGTTTTGACGTTGACGGCGCCAACGAGGCGTTCTTCCAGTGGAAGAAGCACAAGATCAAGGACATCATGGGGTTCCGGGACAATAGCTACAAGTCCGTGATGACCAGTTCCATGGCGCCGAAGCATCACACGCCGTGGAAAGACGCGCTGGACGATACGATGCAGAGCTATCTGCGCAACTGA
- a CDS encoding GlxA family transcriptional regulator, translating to MLTAQTAHRSFSFYLLPNFSLQAFSCAVEVLRLANEAIGRNVYSWQVISEDGQPTMSSCRMTVGIDSSLRTERERTQKSNFTSAAVICGGSAVPRPNRQLDAWLRECRMRRIPLICIGSGTIVVARAGLADGRRCAVHWEQLPLFCEQFPGIESTQTAFEHDGDLHTCSGGDASFDMFLHLVERDHGSAIVNRICEKAIAYRMRSAGERQRLPLHSRVKLNHKAVMKVIGLMEASLDDPMPVDDLVALSGISRRQMERLFDRELGRSPNRYYMELRLERAQLLLVSTNLPVVEVAVACGFISPSHFSKVYREAYGCAPHQTRLAARADGRVDLMDPALLGLDCTEVPQHRLSMTA from the coding sequence ATGCTGACTGCTCAGACCGCACACAGGTCGTTTAGTTTCTACCTCTTACCCAACTTCTCGCTTCAAGCTTTCTCTTGCGCAGTGGAAGTATTGCGGTTGGCCAATGAGGCGATCGGCAGGAACGTCTACAGCTGGCAAGTCATATCGGAGGACGGGCAACCGACAATGTCGAGTTGCCGAATGACCGTCGGCATTGACTCCTCGTTGAGAACTGAACGCGAGAGGACCCAAAAGTCAAACTTCACGTCAGCCGCCGTGATTTGCGGCGGCAGCGCCGTCCCGCGCCCAAACAGGCAACTCGATGCCTGGCTAAGGGAATGCCGCATGCGTCGCATTCCCCTCATTTGCATCGGCAGCGGCACCATCGTCGTTGCGCGGGCCGGACTGGCGGACGGGCGCCGGTGCGCCGTTCACTGGGAACAGCTTCCGCTCTTTTGCGAGCAGTTTCCGGGCATAGAGTCCACTCAGACGGCCTTTGAACATGATGGAGATCTGCATACCTGCTCGGGTGGGGATGCATCTTTCGACATGTTTCTCCACCTGGTTGAACGTGACCATGGTTCAGCCATCGTCAATCGCATCTGCGAAAAAGCCATCGCTTACCGAATGCGTTCGGCGGGAGAGCGACAGCGCCTGCCCCTTCATTCTCGGGTCAAGCTCAACCACAAGGCAGTGATGAAGGTCATTGGCCTGATGGAGGCAAGCTTGGATGATCCTATGCCGGTCGACGATCTTGTGGCGTTGAGCGGAATATCGCGACGGCAGATGGAAAGGCTTTTCGACAGAGAGTTGGGACGCTCTCCGAACCGATACTACATGGAACTGCGCCTAGAGCGCGCGCAGTTGCTTCTTGTGAGCACAAACTTGCCGGTCGTGGAGGTTGCCGTGGCTTGCGGTTTTATCTCGCCGTCGCACTTTTCCAAAGTCTATCGCGAAGCCTACGGATGCGCTCCGCATCAGACACGATTGGCTGCCCGTGCGGACGGGCGTGTCGATCTGATGGATCCGGCGCTGCTGGGATTGGACTGCACCGAAGTACCCCAACACAGGTTGTCGATGACGGCGTAG
- a CDS encoding aminomethyltransferase family protein — MLNTIYPPVRGGPPQASRIIRRGGLTLPAGTERYIVGGAGAMLIDIEAGDSITVTNDEGGQICEVVVADASGSIDAGIVGHGPNSDAAGLKALLTSQDGSLQRLRKALEIRGIDLAAAGGLRFFDATTPPKTNVELTVKRGGWLVIAAPGTDMAPDGQETATPLIVHVRRATVRLRETSRDLPDPLADPVLDLRVHSSTAEAYFVKAGDYIQIVDVDGRQCTDFQCFSARKLDKGKEHALDVTATRSAMGHAYPLPGLHSKYYDQDFLPLVEVVQDTCGRHDAFSLACYAKYYDDIGYPGHINCTENFNKALGSYGVGPRGGWMAANFFFNTGVDAHGVMYADEPWSRPGDYVLLRALTDLVCVNSACPDDTTAANGWNPTDIHVRTYSGAEKFQRAVAIRPTPDSEPKMTKETGFHDRLSKLTRNFVEYRGYWLANSYAEAGPIEEYWACRQKSVLMDLSALRKFEVTGPDSEALLQYTLTRDVKKLAVGQIVYTAMCYEHGGMIDDGTLFRLGQDNFRWVGGDEYSGIWLREQAEKLGLNVLVRSSTDQLHNIAVQGPESRELLKKIIWTPPHQPSIAELGWFRFTVGRIGDDQGLPVVLSRTGYTGELGYEVWCHPKHAGEVFDAIWAEGPAHGLTPMGLAALDMVRIEAGLIFAGYDFSDQTDPFEAGIGFTVPLKSKPDDFIGRDALIRRKEHPSRKMVGLDIEGAVAVGHGDCIHLGRAQIGEVTSSTRSPILGKNIALARIDVAHADVGTQVEIGKLDGHQKRLPATIVPLSHYDPKKTRPQS, encoded by the coding sequence ATGCTGAACACGATCTACCCTCCCGTCCGCGGTGGACCGCCGCAGGCGAGCCGCATCATCCGTCGCGGGGGATTGACCCTGCCCGCCGGCACCGAGCGCTACATCGTTGGCGGCGCCGGAGCGATGCTGATCGACATTGAGGCAGGCGACAGCATCACCGTAACGAATGATGAGGGCGGCCAAATCTGCGAGGTCGTCGTGGCCGACGCGTCGGGCAGCATTGACGCCGGCATCGTCGGCCATGGTCCGAACTCGGATGCTGCTGGTTTGAAGGCGCTGCTAACCAGTCAGGACGGCAGCCTGCAACGGCTGCGCAAGGCACTGGAGATCCGTGGTATCGACCTCGCCGCGGCGGGCGGGCTTCGTTTCTTCGACGCGACAACGCCGCCGAAGACCAATGTCGAGCTGACTGTCAAGCGCGGCGGCTGGCTCGTCATCGCCGCGCCAGGAACCGACATGGCGCCGGACGGCCAAGAGACTGCGACGCCGCTGATCGTCCACGTGCGGCGCGCGACGGTGCGCTTGCGTGAAACCTCCCGGGATTTGCCCGATCCGCTTGCCGATCCGGTTCTCGATCTTCGCGTGCACTCCTCGACGGCAGAGGCCTATTTCGTCAAGGCCGGGGACTATATTCAGATCGTCGATGTCGACGGACGCCAGTGCACCGATTTCCAGTGCTTCTCAGCGCGCAAATTGGACAAGGGAAAGGAGCATGCGCTCGACGTCACCGCCACGCGCAGCGCGATGGGGCATGCCTATCCGTTGCCCGGTCTGCATTCGAAGTACTACGATCAGGATTTCCTGCCGCTGGTCGAGGTCGTGCAGGACACTTGCGGTCGCCACGACGCCTTCTCGCTGGCATGCTATGCGAAATATTATGACGATATCGGCTATCCAGGCCATATCAACTGCACGGAAAACTTCAACAAGGCGCTCGGCTCATACGGCGTCGGTCCGCGCGGCGGCTGGATGGCGGCCAACTTCTTCTTCAATACCGGGGTCGACGCGCACGGCGTCATGTATGCCGACGAACCGTGGTCGCGGCCAGGCGACTACGTACTCTTGCGGGCGCTGACCGACCTCGTCTGCGTCAACTCCGCATGCCCTGACGACACGACGGCGGCCAATGGCTGGAATCCGACCGACATCCATGTGCGCACCTATTCAGGGGCCGAGAAATTCCAACGCGCCGTGGCGATCCGCCCCACTCCCGATTCGGAGCCAAAGATGACCAAGGAAACAGGGTTTCACGACCGCCTGTCCAAGCTGACCCGCAACTTCGTGGAGTATCGCGGCTACTGGCTGGCCAACAGCTACGCAGAAGCCGGGCCGATCGAGGAATACTGGGCTTGCCGGCAGAAGTCGGTGCTGATGGACCTTTCCGCCCTGCGCAAGTTCGAGGTGACGGGACCGGATTCGGAAGCGCTGCTTCAGTACACGCTGACGCGTGACGTGAAGAAGCTGGCGGTCGGCCAGATCGTTTATACCGCCATGTGCTACGAGCATGGCGGCATGATTGACGACGGCACGTTGTTCCGGCTCGGTCAGGACAATTTCCGGTGGGTCGGCGGCGACGAGTATTCGGGCATATGGCTGCGCGAACAGGCGGAGAAGCTCGGTCTCAACGTCCTGGTCCGCAGTTCCACCGACCAATTGCACAACATTGCCGTGCAGGGGCCGGAGAGCCGCGAGTTGCTGAAGAAGATAATCTGGACGCCGCCGCATCAGCCGTCGATCGCCGAACTCGGCTGGTTCCGTTTCACCGTTGGCCGCATCGGGGATGACCAGGGCCTACCTGTCGTGCTGTCGCGTACCGGCTACACGGGCGAGCTGGGCTACGAGGTCTGGTGCCATCCCAAGCACGCGGGCGAGGTCTTCGACGCGATCTGGGCCGAGGGGCCGGCACACGGATTGACGCCCATGGGCCTGGCCGCCCTCGATATGGTTCGAATCGAGGCCGGATTGATCTTCGCCGGCTATGACTTCTCTGATCAGACCGACCCGTTCGAGGCGGGCATCGGCTTCACCGTGCCGCTCAAGTCCAAGCCCGACGATTTCATCGGGCGCGACGCGCTGATCCGGCGCAAGGAGCATCCATCGCGCAAGATGGTCGGGCTTGACATCGAAGGGGCCGTCGCGGTCGGCCATGGCGACTGCATCCACCTTGGGCGCGCGCAGATCGGCGAGGTCACATCGTCAACGCGTTCGCCAATCCTCGGCAAGAACATTGCGTTGGCGCGCATCGACGTGGCCCATGCCGATGTCGGCACGCAGGTCGAGATCGGCAAGCTCGACGGCCACCAGAAGCGGCTGCCGGCCACGATCGTCCCGCTATCGCACTATGATCCCAAGAAAACCCGTCCGCAGTCCTGA
- a CDS encoding group II truncated hemoglobin, whose product MEPVAAKETLLAQIGGETALRGLVDCFYDLIETDPRGEPLLRLHFRGHGVNHAREEQFNFLCGFLGGRRHYLEKHGHVDVRLMHAHVPISAGDAEDWLALMDRAMTEMRLSGPHVDKMRLAFRRVALTLINDLGEWGVGSA is encoded by the coding sequence ATGGAACCAGTAGCAGCCAAGGAAACTCTTCTTGCGCAGATCGGCGGCGAAACGGCTTTGCGCGGTCTGGTCGACTGCTTCTACGACCTGATCGAGACCGATCCCCGCGGAGAGCCGTTGCTGCGACTGCATTTTCGCGGACACGGCGTCAACCACGCCCGCGAGGAACAGTTCAACTTTCTGTGCGGCTTTCTCGGCGGGCGTCGTCACTATCTGGAAAAGCACGGGCACGTGGACGTTCGTCTCATGCACGCGCATGTGCCGATCTCGGCGGGCGACGCCGAAGACTGGCTGGCTCTCATGGATCGAGCCATGACCGAAATGCGGCTTTCAGGCCCGCATGTAGACAAGATGCGCCTGGCATTCCGCCGCGTCGCACTGACGCTGATCAATGATCTCGGGGAATGGGGGGTGGGAAGCGCTTGA
- a CDS encoding APC family permease yields MSAFSDTYAEAAAGQLHRSIDWRGAFWVASGVPALVLFSIGGIAGTTGKLAFLIWTVSMIMGFLQSFTYAEIAGLFPNKSGGASVYGATAWLRYSKFIAPLSVWCNWFAWSPVLSLGCSIAAAYILNALAPIPVFSETSPEVAAYIAAHAGTAPADAITAVTAAATPAIRTWSLFSHTLGPVSFSLNATFFIGALLMLIIFAIQHRGILGTASVQKYIGLLVIIPMLIVGVVPIFTGQIDWANFSPLVPLAAAYAPDPGSWNIAGWTLALGGMFIAAWSTYGFETAVCYTSEFKNPGTDTFKAIFYSGLLCMLLFILVPFTFQGVLGLNGMLATPIVDGSGVADALAGMVGGGNLIHSLLVMLMILALVLCIMTAMAGSSRTLYQGSVDGWLPRYLSHVNEHGAPTRAMWTDLIFNLIVLAIASADATSFFFILAVSNCGYIIFNFLNLNAGWIHRIDNGHIERPWKAPTWLLGIGAIFAYVNAIFMGAGAKVWNPMALWAGLITAALILPVFCFRHYIQDGGKFPDHMLDDLGMKATDLRAKKAGILPYATLVAGVIVVLIANRIFVL; encoded by the coding sequence ATGAGCGCTTTTTCGGACACCTACGCGGAGGCAGCCGCGGGACAGTTACATAGAAGTATTGACTGGCGAGGCGCCTTCTGGGTGGCAAGCGGCGTCCCCGCCCTCGTTCTGTTCTCGATCGGCGGTATCGCTGGAACGACTGGCAAGCTGGCCTTTCTGATCTGGACCGTGTCCATGATCATGGGTTTCCTGCAGTCGTTCACATACGCCGAAATCGCCGGTCTGTTTCCCAACAAGTCCGGCGGCGCTTCGGTTTATGGCGCCACCGCCTGGCTGCGTTATTCGAAGTTCATCGCGCCATTGTCGGTGTGGTGCAACTGGTTCGCCTGGTCGCCGGTGCTGTCGCTCGGCTGTTCCATCGCAGCCGCCTACATCCTCAATGCGCTGGCGCCGATCCCGGTCTTCTCCGAGACCTCGCCGGAGGTGGCCGCCTACATCGCGGCGCATGCCGGAACGGCGCCCGCCGACGCCATCACGGCAGTGACGGCTGCCGCAACGCCTGCGATCCGCACCTGGTCGCTCTTCAGCCACACGCTTGGGCCTGTCAGTTTCTCATTGAACGCGACCTTCTTCATCGGCGCGCTGCTGATGCTGATCATCTTCGCCATCCAGCATCGCGGCATCCTGGGCACCGCCAGCGTGCAGAAGTATATCGGCCTGCTCGTCATCATCCCGATGCTGATCGTCGGTGTCGTGCCGATCTTCACCGGCCAGATCGACTGGGCGAATTTCTCGCCTCTGGTCCCGCTGGCCGCCGCCTACGCGCCCGACCCAGGCTCATGGAACATCGCCGGATGGACGCTGGCGCTCGGCGGCATGTTCATCGCGGCATGGTCGACCTACGGCTTCGAGACTGCCGTCTGCTACACGTCGGAGTTCAAGAACCCCGGCACCGACACCTTCAAGGCGATCTTCTATTCCGGCCTGCTCTGCATGCTTCTGTTCATCCTGGTGCCTTTCACCTTCCAGGGCGTGCTTGGCCTCAACGGCATGCTGGCAACGCCAATCGTGGATGGCTCGGGCGTCGCCGACGCGTTGGCCGGCATGGTCGGCGGCGGTAACCTGATCCACAGCCTGCTTGTCATGCTGATGATCCTGGCGCTGGTGCTCTGCATCATGACGGCGATGGCCGGCTCCTCGCGCACGCTCTACCAGGGCTCGGTCGACGGCTGGCTGCCGCGTTATCTAAGCCACGTCAACGAGCACGGCGCGCCGACACGGGCGATGTGGACCGACTTGATCTTCAACCTGATCGTGCTGGCAATCGCCTCGGCCGACGCGACCAGCTTCTTCTTCATCCTCGCGGTGTCGAACTGCGGCTATATCATCTTCAACTTCCTCAACCTCAACGCCGGCTGGATCCACCGGATCGACAACGGCCATATCGAGCGGCCCTGGAAGGCACCGACCTGGTTGCTGGGGATCGGGGCGATATTCGCCTATGTCAACGCCATCTTCATGGGTGCCGGTGCCAAGGTCTGGAATCCGATGGCGCTGTGGGCCGGCCTGATAACCGCGGCACTGATCCTCCCGGTATTCTGCTTCCGGCATTACATCCAGGACGGCGGCAAGTTCCCCGATCACATGCTGGACGATCTCGGCATGAAGGCCACCGATCTCAGAGCCAAGAAGGCCGGAATCTTGCCTTACGCGACGCTGGTGGCTGGCGTTATCGTGGTGCTGATCGCCAACCGGATCTTCGTACTGTGA